The genomic window ACGCCTTACCTTCAAAAAGAGGGAGGACATATAAGCTATACCATTTTACCGAATTTCCAGGGACAGGGATTTGGCACAGTTCTTTTAAAAGAAACGCTAAAAGAAGCTCAAAAGATTGGACTAAACACCATTCATCTAACAGTCAAAGAAACAAATGAGGCTTCTCAAAAAATTATCGAAAAGAATAATGGAATAAAGATTAGGCAAATTAGAGTAAACCAGTATAATGTGTGGCATTATCAAATCAATATAGATTACAGTAATAATGTTATGTAAACCATATATTAAACAAGAGCTGACCCTAAAAAAATAATCCCACGATATTTTAATTATTTTATTGACATATTCTCATTTAGCGACTATACTTAATTCAATCTTACATCAGTTTGGAGCGGAAATCTTATGAACATAAAACATATTATTAAAAACCCACAACTGAATAATTACTACTTTAGCTATTTTAGATAGGTTTGTGTTCATCAATGTATGGATACAAACAACCCAAGTTTGTATCTATGATGGCTAAGGAAATTTAGATTGATTTCAAAACCCACATAGATCTTAAAAAATCTATAGTGGTGTTTTACATATACTGTATATTAAGTATAAGGATGTTCACTGTAGAGATTTTTAAGTCTACGTGAACATCTTTTTTATTTAGTTAGGAGGAATATGAACAAATGGAAATAAATGGTTATACACAGCTAGCAGGATTTTTTGCTAGCCCGGCTAAACATAGCTTATCTCCCACATTACATACGGCTTCTTTCCAAGCAGCAGGTATTAATGCCGTTTATCTAGCATTTGATATTGCACCGGATAAGTTAAAAGACGCTATCATATCTATTCGAACGTTTAATATGATGGGAGTTAACTTATCCATGCCACATAAGGTTAATGCTCTCCCGTTTATGGATGATTTGTCAGAATCAGCAACATTAATTGGTGCTATTAATACCATTGTTCAGGTAGATGGAAAACTAATTGGGCATAATACGGATGGATATGGTTTTATCGAAAGTTTACGTGTTAACCATATATCTATTAAAGGACAAACTATGACTCTACTAGGAGCAGGTGGCGCTGCAACTGCTATTTTAGTACAAGCAGCCCTTGATGGATTTAGTACCATTCATGTATTCAGTCGTCGTGGTAAACGATATGACGAGATGAAAAAAAAGATTGAGAAACTATCTGATAGTGTTTCTTGTAAGATAACTTTAACCGATTTATATCATACAGATGCTTTAAAAGAAGCAATTAATAAATCACACTTACTCGTTAACTCAACCAGTGTTGGCATGATTAATGATGAGTCCTTAATTGAGGATGAGTCACTATTACGAAAAGACTTGGTTGTCTATGACGTGATTTATAACCCAAGAAAAACCAAACTCTTAAAACAAGCAGAGAAAAAAGGATGTCAAATCATTAATGGGCTTGATATGTTATTGTATCAAGGAGCAAAGGCGTTTAATCTATGGACAAACCAAGATATGCCTATTGAAAAAGTAAAACACATAATAGAAAAAGCGTAAAGAAAGAAGGAAATCTCATGATCGTTATTATGAAATTAGGTGCAACAAGTGAACAAATTAATCAAGTCGTAAAAAGAATTGAAGAAAGTGATTTAGAAGTTCAAGTAAACACTGGTGAAGAACAAGTCGTTTTAGGAATTAAAGGTGATACACGAAATATTCAAGATATCGCGTTCAATAGTTATGAAGGGGTAGATAAAGCTGTTCGTATTACGAACACATATAAACTAAGTTCCCGTGAATTTCATCCGGATAACACAGTTGTAGACGTTGATGGGTTAAAAATTGGGGATGGTAGTTTCATCACAATGGCTGGTCCATGTTCAATCGAAGGATTAGACCAAATTCGTGAAACTGCTCGTATGGCAAAAGCTGGTGGAGCAAGTGTCTTACGTGGTGGAGCGTTCAAACCTCGTACTTCTCCATACGCTTTCCAAGGTTTGGAAGAAGAAGGATTAAAATACATTAGACAAGCAGCTGATGAGTTTGATATGAAAGTTATTACAGAAGTGATGGATGAAGCTCATATTGATATGGTCGCTGAATACTCTGATATTTTACAAATCGGTGCTAGAAACATGCAAAACTATAAATTACTTAGCGCTGTGGGACAAACTGGTAAACCAATCGGCTTGAAACGTGGGATTGCTGGAACGATTGATGAGTGGTTAAATGCTGCGGAGTACATCGCCGTTTCTGGAAAAAGTGATGTTATCTTTATCGAACGCGGCATTCGTACTTACGAAACAGCCACAAGGAACACATTTGATTTAAGTGCCATTCCTCTTATTAAAAAATTAAGCCACTTCCCTATTATTGCTGACCCTAGTCATGGTACTGGTGTATGGGACTTAGTCACACCAATGGCAAGAGCTAGTGTCGCTGCAGGAGCTGATGGCATGATCGTTGAAATTCATCCAGATCCAGCCAACGCTTGGTCAGACGGACAACAATCATTAAATGAAAAAACTTACTTACGAATGATGGACGAAGTAAATGTGTTAGTTAAAGCAATGGAAGAAATTAAATCACTATAAACTAAAGGAGTCTTTTGCATGATTGAAGTAAATTTACCAAATCACCATTATAAAATTGAGGTTCAACGAGGTCTTTTGAAGTCTTGTGGGCAATGGGTGGCGAATATATGGCGACCACAACGAGTAGCGATTATCACAGATGAAACTGTCGCAGAACTTTATGGTGATGATGTGGCTGATAATTTAGTTGATCACGGCTTTGACATTACCATGCTTGTTGTCCCACCAGGGGAAGAAAGTAAATCACTAGAAAAAGCAACATATTTATATGATGCGCTAGCTGATAACGGCTTTACACGTAGTGATGGAGTTATTGCCTTAGGTGGAGGTGTCATTGGAGATTTAGCAGGGTTTGTGGCCTCGACTTATATGAGAGGACTGCATTTTCTACAAATCCCAACCACTCTTTTAGCTCAAGTTGATTCTAGTATTGGTGGCAAGACTGCTGTTAATACTAAAAAAGCGAAAAACCTTGTCGGAACGTTCGCTCAACCTGATGGTGTCTTAATCGACCCAAATGTTTTAAAGACGTTGGAAATGAGACGTGTCAGAGAAGGTATCGCGGAAATAATCAAATCAGCTGCTATTGCAGATAAAGAGCTTTGGGATTACTTAGGAACACTAAAAAATGAAGAAGATTTACTCAATCATGCAGAAGAAGTCATTCATGCGTCACTAAATGTCAAACGTCGTGTCGTTGAAGAAGATGAATTTGATCATGGTAGTCGGCTAACACTTAACTTTGGTCATACAATTGGTCATGCGATTGAAAAAACATCTGGTTATGGTGTGATTAGTCATGGTGAAGGGGTTAGCTTAGGTATGGTCATGATTTCGACTCGTGCGGAAGCCTTTAACCAATCACCTAGAGGAATCACTGAAGAATTAATTACCATGTTGAAAAAATTTAATTTACCAACAAGTATTGCGTTAAATCGTGAGACGATTTTTGAAGCGATTACGCATGATAAAAAAGCACGTGGGAACACACTAAAAATAATATTATTAAAACAAATTGGCCAAGCCAAAATCGTAGATATACCGATTGAACAAATGAAAGATTACATTATTGAGGAGGAAGTATAGTGAGATATATTACAGCCGGTGAATCACATGGTCCTGAACTAACAGCAATCATTGAAGGACTTCCTGCAGGATTACCTTTAACTGCAGATGACATAAACAAAGAATTAATTAGACGTCAAACAGGATACGGTCGTGGTGGGCGTATGCTTATTGAAACAGACCGTGTTAGAATCACGTCAGGTTTACGTCACGGAAAAACATTAGGTTCTCCTATTACACTAGTCGTTGAAAACAAAGACTGGAAGAACTGGACAAAAGTTATGGGGATTGAAGACGTGCCTGAAAAACAAAAGAAAATCCGTCGTGTCGCTAGACCTAGACCAGGACATGCTGACTTAGTTGGTGGCATGAAATACCACTTCAATGATTTAAGAAACGTGTTAGAACGCTCGTCGGCACGAGAAACAACAATGCGAGTGGCAATCGGTGCAATCGCTAAAAAAATCCTTTCAGAATTAGA from Vagococcus martis includes these protein-coding regions:
- the aroB gene encoding 3-dehydroquinate synthase, whose translation is MIEVNLPNHHYKIEVQRGLLKSCGQWVANIWRPQRVAIITDETVAELYGDDVADNLVDHGFDITMLVVPPGEESKSLEKATYLYDALADNGFTRSDGVIALGGGVIGDLAGFVASTYMRGLHFLQIPTTLLAQVDSSIGGKTAVNTKKAKNLVGTFAQPDGVLIDPNVLKTLEMRRVREGIAEIIKSAAIADKELWDYLGTLKNEEDLLNHAEEVIHASLNVKRRVVEEDEFDHGSRLTLNFGHTIGHAIEKTSGYGVISHGEGVSLGMVMISTRAEAFNQSPRGITEELITMLKKFNLPTSIALNRETIFEAITHDKKARGNTLKIILLKQIGQAKIVDIPIEQMKDYIIEEEV
- a CDS encoding shikimate dehydrogenase; this translates as MEINGYTQLAGFFASPAKHSLSPTLHTASFQAAGINAVYLAFDIAPDKLKDAIISIRTFNMMGVNLSMPHKVNALPFMDDLSESATLIGAINTIVQVDGKLIGHNTDGYGFIESLRVNHISIKGQTMTLLGAGGAATAILVQAALDGFSTIHVFSRRGKRYDEMKKKIEKLSDSVSCKITLTDLYHTDALKEAINKSHLLVNSTSVGMINDESLIEDESLLRKDLVVYDVIYNPRKTKLLKQAEKKGCQIINGLDMLLYQGAKAFNLWTNQDMPIEKVKHIIEKA
- the aroF gene encoding 3-deoxy-7-phosphoheptulonate synthase, with product MIVIMKLGATSEQINQVVKRIEESDLEVQVNTGEEQVVLGIKGDTRNIQDIAFNSYEGVDKAVRITNTYKLSSREFHPDNTVVDVDGLKIGDGSFITMAGPCSIEGLDQIRETARMAKAGGASVLRGGAFKPRTSPYAFQGLEEEGLKYIRQAADEFDMKVITEVMDEAHIDMVAEYSDILQIGARNMQNYKLLSAVGQTGKPIGLKRGIAGTIDEWLNAAEYIAVSGKSDVIFIERGIRTYETATRNTFDLSAIPLIKKLSHFPIIADPSHGTGVWDLVTPMARASVAAGADGMIVEIHPDPANAWSDGQQSLNEKTYLRMMDEVNVLVKAMEEIKSL
- a CDS encoding GNAT family N-acetyltransferase — protein: MRLINLEDVSIETIKSFKDAFKYEKETIHGSHQLQRANNLHKWMKEIKRLKEKDYQQAVQTSHFALMTDDNVMIGISDVKHHLTPYLQKEGGHISYTILPNFQGQGFGTVLLKETLKEAQKIGLNTIHLTVKETNEASQKIIEKNNGIKIRQIRVNQYNVWHYQINIDYSNNVM